A single window of Nocardia sp. NBC_01327 DNA harbors:
- a CDS encoding YaeQ family protein — MALSATLHTFAVQLADVDRGVYVDLDLRVARHPSETAEYMLTRVLAYCLEYEEGIAFSEGGISATKEPAVVVRDLTTSVTAWIEVGAPDVDRVHRGSKLAGRVAIYTHHDPAKVLSQLPAKRIHQGAQIPLYSFDPGFIESAVPAIQRRNNVTLSITERLLYLDINGTAVQTQIERHSLR, encoded by the coding sequence ATGGCCCTGAGCGCAACACTGCACACCTTCGCCGTCCAACTGGCCGACGTCGATCGCGGCGTCTACGTAGATTTGGATTTGCGGGTCGCGCGCCACCCGTCCGAGACCGCCGAATACATGCTGACGCGAGTGCTGGCCTACTGCCTCGAATACGAGGAGGGAATTGCCTTCAGCGAAGGCGGCATTTCCGCGACCAAGGAACCCGCGGTAGTCGTGCGGGACCTCACCACGAGCGTCACCGCCTGGATCGAAGTCGGTGCGCCCGATGTGGACCGCGTGCACCGCGGCAGCAAACTGGCCGGCCGGGTCGCCATCTACACCCACCACGATCCCGCCAAGGTCCTCTCGCAACTTCCCGCCAAACGAATCCACCAGGGCGCGCAGATCCCCCTCTACAGCTTCGATCCCGGCTTCATCGAATCCGCGGTTCCGGCCATCCAGCGCCGCAATAACGTCACCCTGTCGATCACCGAGCGCCTGCTCTACCTGGACATCAACGGCACCGCCGTACAGACCCAGATCGAACGACACTCGCTCCGGTAG
- a CDS encoding alpha/beta hydrolase — MNSQEQTVFTFTSSDGVDIHVRAWLPDTGVVGIVQMAHGMGEYAARYGHLAERLAALGYAVYAGDHRGHGHSMAGAPGELGANGWNLLVEDLVTLTGLLRGRHPGVPLVLFGHSLGSFAVQQYILDHSALVDDVVLCGTTAVDELFVNIAAAEGDLLGLFNAAFQPTRTTADWLSRDESQVDAYIAHPWCGFDIDAANMALLAAVASERLSAPATVPDDLPLYVMVGDRDPLNDGLRLSNLLVERYRRAGLTDLTYRVYSGARHEILHETNRDEVESDLIAWITRG, encoded by the coding sequence ATGAACTCACAGGAGCAGACAGTGTTCACCTTCACCAGTAGCGACGGCGTCGACATCCACGTGCGGGCATGGCTCCCGGACACCGGCGTTGTGGGCATCGTCCAGATGGCGCACGGCATGGGGGAGTACGCCGCCCGCTACGGCCATCTCGCGGAACGTCTTGCGGCCCTGGGCTATGCGGTCTACGCAGGCGATCATCGCGGCCACGGGCACAGCATGGCGGGCGCGCCGGGGGAGCTGGGCGCGAACGGCTGGAACCTCTTGGTCGAGGACCTGGTCACCCTCACCGGCCTGCTGCGCGGCAGACACCCCGGGGTACCGCTGGTGCTCTTCGGTCACAGCCTCGGTTCGTTCGCCGTCCAGCAGTACATTCTCGACCATTCCGCGCTGGTCGACGATGTCGTATTGTGCGGCACCACAGCGGTGGACGAGCTGTTCGTGAATATCGCCGCGGCCGAGGGTGATCTGCTCGGGCTGTTCAATGCGGCGTTCCAGCCCACCCGGACCACCGCGGACTGGCTCAGCCGCGACGAATCCCAGGTGGATGCCTATATCGCGCATCCGTGGTGCGGGTTCGACATCGATGCGGCGAATATGGCGCTGCTGGCGGCGGTGGCGTCCGAGCGTCTGTCGGCGCCCGCCACCGTGCCGGACGATCTGCCGCTCTACGTCATGGTCGGGGATCGCGATCCGCTCAATGACGGTCTGCGCCTGAGCAATCTGCTGGTCGAGCGCTATCGCCGGGCCGGACTGACCGACCTCACCTACCGCGTGTACTCCGGTGCGCGGCACGAGATTCTCCATGAGACCAATCGGGACGAGGTGGAATCGGATCTGATCGCCTGGATAACTCGCGGCTAG
- a CDS encoding PucR family transcriptional regulator: MQRTQPPEAVIELAAALLGRIDALGVALAHRFQQELESYRNEAQVPFETIRTSCTRNLTLMIEHFTSTAPVDPEPPKETGRLRAQQGVPLAETLHAFRLGFEFLWSEMVSEARRHPGVSDAVLVSLAAEVWALAGEYSVAVATSYREKSSQLLLQREHERSVLVEALFTGVIADPTTLGEATRILGLPVSARFLVAAADVPAPGREALPGIESALRAHRITSAWRLLPDQQIGVLAVPADSEAAVLKTLRKYRTRVGISPPYESLPETPQALHFARLALTGLRGRTGVARFDDNPLAMLIAAAPVEAERMARVQLGPLLRLPFEERRRLLETLENWYAAGGSAAATASRMYLHANTVRYRLRRVEELTLRSLTDPATVTEFGTALQALTLLEITNIP, encoded by the coding sequence ATGCAGCGAACCCAGCCACCGGAAGCAGTCATCGAGTTGGCCGCCGCACTGCTCGGCCGCATCGACGCCCTCGGGGTGGCGCTGGCGCATCGTTTCCAGCAGGAGCTGGAGTCCTATCGCAATGAGGCCCAGGTGCCGTTCGAGACCATCCGCACGTCGTGCACCCGGAATCTCACCCTGATGATCGAGCACTTCACCTCCACCGCGCCGGTCGATCCGGAACCGCCGAAGGAGACCGGTCGCCTGCGCGCACAGCAGGGCGTGCCGCTGGCCGAAACCCTGCACGCCTTCCGGCTCGGATTCGAATTCCTCTGGTCCGAAATGGTTTCCGAGGCCCGCCGCCATCCCGGGGTGAGTGATGCGGTGCTGGTATCGCTGGCCGCCGAGGTGTGGGCGCTCGCGGGTGAGTACTCGGTGGCAGTGGCCACGTCCTATCGGGAGAAGTCCTCGCAGCTCCTGCTGCAGCGCGAGCACGAGCGATCGGTGCTGGTCGAGGCGCTGTTCACCGGCGTGATCGCCGATCCGACCACACTGGGCGAGGCGACCCGCATTCTCGGCCTGCCGGTCAGCGCCCGCTTCCTGGTCGCCGCCGCCGATGTCCCCGCGCCCGGCCGAGAAGCCTTGCCCGGCATCGAATCGGCCCTGCGCGCGCACCGAATCACCTCGGCGTGGCGGCTGCTGCCCGATCAGCAGATCGGGGTGCTGGCCGTGCCCGCCGACAGCGAGGCGGCGGTCCTGAAAACCTTGCGCAAATATCGCACCCGCGTCGGCATCAGCCCGCCGTACGAATCCCTGCCGGAGACACCGCAGGCGCTGCACTTCGCGCGCCTGGCCCTGACGGGTCTGCGCGGACGCACCGGCGTTGCCCGTTTCGACGACAATCCCCTGGCCATGCTGATCGCCGCCGCACCGGTCGAGGCCGAGCGCATGGCGCGCGTGCAACTCGGTCCCCTGCTGCGACTCCCGTTCGAGGAGCGGCGCCGGCTTCTCGAAACCCTCGAGAACTGGTATGCCGCAGGCGGATCCGCCGCCGCGACGGCGAGCCGAATGTACCTGCACGCCAATACCGTTCGCTATCGCCTGCGGCGTGTGGAGGAGCTGACCCTCCGCTCCCTGACCGACCCGGCGACCGTCACCGAATTCGGCACGGCCCTGCAGGCTCTCACGCTATTGGAAATCACAAACATCCCTTGA
- the thrS gene encoding threonine--tRNA ligase produces MWSLACSFQEETMHDHRRLGRELDLFDTDPLIGAGLPYWLPEGAIVRHALEEYIRDVERRAGYRHVYSPVLGKRALYEISGHWEHYSDDMYPPMEVGGEQLVLRPSLCPHHALIYRSRSHSYRELPLRIAELGGMYRSEMSGALGGLTRVRAIQLNDAHIFCTLEQVAQEAVGALALIGAAYRALGIGAARYRLSLPGPEGKYVAGQDMWEQASKLLVAALEGSGLEYEAAAGEAAFYGPKIDVQVRDSAGRESTLSTVQVDFYQPQQFDLHYVGADGAKHRPVMVHRSIIGSVERAVAHVLEQHGGAFPAWLAPVQVAVLPVSESESSAAAQFLDRCLAAGLRAQVLESGSLGARVRTARLVPYQVVIGPIEAAAGEVAVRLRDGRRLAAQPAGLVISHIGALVNDHSADLWAA; encoded by the coding sequence ATGTGGTCGCTCGCCTGCAGTTTTCAGGAGGAGACCATGCACGACCACCGCAGACTCGGCCGCGAGCTGGACCTGTTCGACACCGATCCGCTCATCGGGGCGGGCCTGCCGTACTGGTTGCCCGAGGGGGCGATCGTGCGGCACGCCCTGGAGGAGTACATCCGCGATGTGGAGCGGAGGGCCGGGTATCGGCATGTGTATTCGCCGGTACTCGGAAAGCGGGCGCTGTACGAGATATCCGGGCACTGGGAGCATTACAGCGACGATATGTATCCGCCCATGGAGGTCGGCGGGGAGCAATTGGTGCTGCGGCCGAGCCTGTGCCCGCATCATGCGCTGATCTATCGATCGCGCTCGCACAGCTATCGTGAACTGCCGCTGCGGATTGCGGAGCTGGGCGGGATGTACCGCTCCGAAATGTCCGGCGCGCTGGGCGGTTTGACCCGGGTGCGCGCTATTCAGCTCAATGACGCGCATATCTTCTGCACTCTGGAGCAGGTCGCGCAGGAGGCGGTCGGCGCGCTGGCGCTGATCGGTGCGGCGTATCGGGCGCTCGGCATCGGCGCGGCCCGGTACCGGCTGTCGCTGCCGGGCCCGGAGGGGAAATATGTTGCCGGACAGGATATGTGGGAGCAGGCGAGCAAGCTGCTCGTCGCCGCGCTCGAGGGCTCCGGGCTGGAGTACGAGGCGGCGGCGGGGGAGGCGGCGTTCTACGGCCCCAAGATCGATGTGCAGGTGCGGGACAGCGCCGGGCGGGAATCGACCCTGTCCACCGTGCAGGTGGATTTCTACCAGCCGCAGCAGTTCGACCTGCACTATGTGGGCGCGGATGGTGCCAAGCATCGGCCGGTCATGGTGCACCGCAGCATTATCGGCAGTGTCGAGCGGGCCGTGGCCCACGTGCTGGAGCAGCACGGCGGCGCGTTTCCGGCGTGGCTGGCACCGGTGCAGGTGGCGGTGCTGCCGGTCTCCGAGAGCGAGAGTTCGGCTGCCGCACAGTTTCTGGATCGCTGCCTTGCCGCCGGACTGCGTGCGCAGGTGCTGGAATCGGGAAGTCTCGGTGCGCGGGTGCGCACCGCGCGGCTGGTGCCGTATCAAGTGGTCATCGGGCCGATCGAAGCGGCGGCCGGGGAGGTCGCGGTGCGGCTGCGGGACGGGCGCCGGCTCGCCGCGCAACCCGCCGGGCTGGTGATCTCGCACATCGGCGCGTTGGTGAACGATCACAGCGCTGACCTGTGGGCGGCCTGA
- a CDS encoding alpha/beta hydrolase: MDVRGAQGRRHRSRGGWLERTVAGAVVAVLLPFGASVAVAGPASADYDPSGFDFMVDSSMGTIKSRIFRAADGNTDRVVYLLDGERAQNDLNGWELHTGIPAALAKFNINVVLPVGGESSFYADWNGPSNFFGVNPDASALPGRDSGSAVGGWDETQGKTNTYKWETFLTHDLRNALRDRLGFSDSRNGVFGLSSGGSAAVVLAAYHADQFVYAGSLSGYLHSSAPGMRQALGLAMIAAGGYNIDAMAAADSPAWDRLDAVSFAPLLIANNTRLYIASGSAIPAQQDLSSSDAVIQGMPLEGIALANTKAFQSRLQELGYDNVTYDFPSIGVHNWGNWEQVANRLLPDIAQHIGKPLPAGAQPTPPADGPPGGGQPPAGGAPPAK, translated from the coding sequence ATGGATGTGCGAGGGGCGCAGGGGCGCCGCCACAGATCCCGGGGTGGATGGCTCGAGCGCACCGTGGCGGGTGCTGTTGTGGCTGTATTGCTGCCGTTCGGGGCGTCGGTGGCAGTGGCAGGTCCGGCGTCGGCGGACTATGACCCGTCCGGATTCGACTTCATGGTCGACTCCAGCATGGGGACGATCAAATCCCGGATCTTCCGGGCGGCCGATGGCAATACCGACCGCGTGGTCTACCTGCTCGACGGTGAGCGGGCCCAGAACGATCTGAACGGCTGGGAACTGCACACCGGCATTCCGGCGGCACTGGCCAAATTCAATATCAATGTGGTGCTGCCGGTCGGCGGCGAATCCAGCTTCTACGCCGACTGGAACGGGCCGAGCAATTTCTTCGGCGTCAATCCCGATGCGTCGGCGCTGCCGGGGCGGGACTCCGGATCGGCCGTCGGCGGGTGGGACGAGACGCAGGGCAAGACCAATACCTACAAGTGGGAAACGTTCCTCACGCACGATCTGCGTAATGCGCTGCGGGATCGGCTGGGTTTCAGCGATAGTCGCAATGGCGTGTTCGGATTGTCCAGCGGTGGCAGTGCGGCGGTGGTGCTCGCCGCCTACCACGCTGACCAGTTCGTCTATGCCGGTTCGCTTTCCGGCTATCTGCACTCGTCGGCGCCCGGTATGCGCCAGGCGCTGGGGCTGGCCATGATCGCGGCCGGTGGCTACAACATCGACGCCATGGCGGCGGCGGACAGCCCGGCCTGGGATCGGCTGGACGCGGTGTCGTTCGCGCCGCTGCTGATCGCCAACAACACGCGGCTCTACATCGCCTCGGGTAGCGCGATTCCGGCGCAGCAGGATCTGTCCTCGTCGGATGCGGTCATCCAGGGCATGCCGCTGGAGGGGATTGCGCTGGCCAATACCAAGGCATTCCAGTCGCGGCTGCAGGAGCTGGGCTACGACAATGTGACCTACGATTTCCCGAGCATCGGCGTGCACAACTGGGGTAACTGGGAGCAGGTGGCCAACCGCCTGCTGCCCGATATCGCACAGCACATCGGCAAGCCGCTGCCGGCTGGTGCACAACCGACGCCCCCGGCCGATGGGCCTCCGGGTGGCGGTCAGCCGCCGGCCGGTGGCGCTCCGCCCGCGAAATAG